In the Muricauda sp. MAR_2010_75 genome, one interval contains:
- a CDS encoding RNA polymerase sigma factor: MELQINDSILVKNYIAGDEKALEALINRHNQRISSFIYSKVLDRDVAEDIFQDTFIKVIKTLKKGSYSEEGKFLPWVMRIAHNLIIDHFRKNKRMPKFEGSDDFNIFSVIKDEKLNAEKQIIKDQIDNDLTMLIDELPEDQREVLIMRIYKDMSFKEISENTGVSINTALGRMRYALINLRKIVDRKNIVLTN; the protein is encoded by the coding sequence ATGGAACTACAGATTAATGACTCGATTCTAGTTAAAAACTACATTGCTGGTGATGAAAAAGCGCTAGAGGCGCTCATCAACAGGCACAACCAACGAATTTCCAGTTTTATTTATTCCAAAGTACTTGACAGGGATGTTGCAGAGGACATCTTCCAAGACACTTTTATCAAGGTCATTAAAACCTTGAAGAAAGGTTCATATAGTGAGGAAGGCAAGTTTTTGCCATGGGTAATGCGCATTGCCCACAACCTTATTATAGACCACTTTCGGAAAAATAAAAGAATGCCAAAGTTTGAAGGCAGCGATGACTTCAACATTTTCTCCGTAATCAAGGACGAGAAGCTAAATGCTGAAAAACAAATCATCAAAGACCAGATTGACAACGATCTTACCATGTTGATTGATGAATTGCCCGAAGATCAGAGAGAAGTCTTGATCATGCGTATCTATAAGGACATGAGCTTCAAGGAAATCTCTGAAAATACTGGGGTAAGTATCAACACAGCTTTGGGAAGAATGCGCTATGCACTGATTAATCTCAGAAAAATCGTTGATCGTAAGAACATCGTTTTAACGAATTAA
- the bcp gene encoding thioredoxin-dependent thiol peroxidase produces the protein MDMLKVGDKVPEFSAKDQDGNTINLSDYKGKKLVVFFYPRANTPGCTLEACNLRDNYKALQDAGYEILGVSADSERKQANFKKKYDFPFPLLADEDHTVLEIFGVWGPKQFMGRKFDGIHRTTFVISGDGIVERVIDKVKTKDHAAQILE, from the coding sequence ATGGATATGTTAAAAGTAGGGGATAAAGTACCTGAATTTTCCGCAAAAGACCAAGATGGAAACACAATTAATCTGAGTGACTATAAAGGAAAAAAACTTGTGGTTTTCTTTTACCCAAGAGCCAATACACCCGGATGTACTCTGGAAGCCTGCAATCTAAGAGACAATTACAAAGCCTTGCAGGATGCTGGATATGAGATTTTAGGAGTAAGTGCTGATTCTGAGCGTAAGCAGGCAAACTTCAAGAAAAAATATGATTTCCCATTCCCTTTATTGGCAGATGAAGACCATACCGTCCTTGAGATTTTTGGTGTTTGGGGACCAAAACAGTTTATGGGAAGAAAATTTGACGGAATCCATCGTACCACTTTTGTAATCAGTGGTGATGGTATTGTGGAACGGGTCATTGATAAGGTAAAGACCAAGGACCACGCCGCTCAGATTTTAGAATAG
- the uvrA gene encoding excinuclease ABC subunit UvrA — MSAITNIDPKQNIIIKGAKLHNLKNIDVVIPRNKLVVITGLSGSGKSSLAFDTLYAEGQRRYVESLSSYARQFLGKLDKPKVDYIKGIAPAIAIEQKVNSTNPRSTVGTTTEIYDYLKLLYARIGKTISPISGKEVKKHTVTDVINYIKPLAEGTKLLLLAPIIIKEDRDSIKSLQLFSKQGYARIKYNGEVLRIDQAPEDIGREFDLVVDRVIVKDDEDFYNRLANAVDNAFFEGKGQCAIENLQSGEVKVFSNQFELDGMKFLEPNVHLFSFNNPYGACPKCEGYGDVIGIDEDLVIPNTALSVYENAVFPWRGESMGWYRDQLVNSAYKFDFPIHKPWFELSEEQKQLVWDGNEHFIGIHKFFEQLEEKSYKIQNRVMLSRYRGKTKCTVCKGKRLRKEANYVKVGGKSISDLIELPIKRVVPFFEELQLSEHDTAIAKRLITEITTRLDFLDKVGLSYLTLNRKSNTLSGGESQRINLATSLGSSLVGSMYILDEPSIGLHPKDTENLIEVLKSLRDLGNTVIVVEHDEDIMKAADEVIDIGPEAGTLGGEVVATGSLEAVLKSNSLTADYLTGRKEIQVPAERRNSKHYIQIKGARENNLKNIDVTFPLNMLTVVTGVSGSGKSTLVKKILYPTILKEVGGYGEKAGQFSAAEGKYAHIKHVEFVDQNPIGRSSRSNPVTYIKAYDDIRSLFASQKLSKLRGYQAKHFSFNVDGGRCEKCKGEGEITVEMQFMADVHLECDVCGGKRFKKDILEVQFEGKNIDDILNMTIDDAIAHFKNHKQDKIVSKLQPLQDVGLGYVTLGQSSSTLSGGEAQRIKLASFLVKGNTKEKALFIFDEPTTGLHFHDIKKLLKSFDELIGKGHSIIVIEHNIELIKCADYIIDLGPEGGENGGYLVVEGTPEEVAQVSESHTAKYLKYKI; from the coding sequence ATGTCAGCGATTACCAACATAGATCCCAAGCAGAATATCATCATAAAAGGTGCCAAACTCCATAACCTTAAAAATATAGATGTTGTTATTCCACGTAATAAATTGGTGGTGATTACCGGATTGTCCGGTTCTGGTAAATCAAGCTTGGCTTTTGACACACTTTATGCCGAAGGTCAACGTCGCTATGTGGAAAGTCTTTCTTCCTATGCCCGGCAGTTTTTGGGAAAATTGGACAAACCTAAAGTGGATTATATAAAAGGTATAGCCCCGGCCATTGCCATTGAACAAAAAGTGAATTCTACCAATCCGCGTTCCACGGTGGGAACCACCACGGAAATCTACGACTACCTAAAGTTGTTGTATGCCCGTATTGGGAAGACCATCTCCCCTATTTCGGGCAAGGAGGTAAAAAAACATACCGTAACCGATGTCATTAATTATATAAAGCCACTTGCTGAAGGAACAAAGCTCCTATTGTTGGCTCCTATTATTATTAAGGAAGACCGCGACTCCATAAAATCGTTGCAGCTATTTTCCAAGCAAGGCTATGCCCGTATTAAATATAATGGTGAAGTCCTTAGAATAGATCAAGCTCCTGAGGATATTGGAAGGGAATTTGATTTGGTCGTGGACCGGGTAATTGTGAAGGATGATGAGGATTTCTACAACCGATTGGCCAATGCGGTGGACAATGCCTTTTTTGAAGGCAAGGGTCAATGCGCTATAGAAAACTTGCAAAGTGGAGAAGTTAAGGTGTTCAGCAATCAGTTTGAATTGGATGGGATGAAATTCTTGGAACCCAATGTACACCTTTTCAGTTTTAATAATCCCTACGGCGCTTGTCCCAAATGTGAGGGCTATGGTGATGTGATAGGCATTGATGAAGATTTGGTGATTCCCAATACCGCCCTATCCGTTTATGAAAATGCAGTTTTTCCTTGGCGAGGTGAAAGCATGGGATGGTATCGGGACCAATTGGTGAACTCCGCCTATAAATTTGATTTTCCCATCCATAAACCTTGGTTTGAACTCTCTGAAGAACAAAAGCAGTTGGTTTGGGACGGGAATGAGCATTTTATTGGTATCCATAAATTCTTTGAACAACTCGAAGAAAAGAGTTATAAAATCCAGAATCGGGTGATGCTTTCTCGGTATCGAGGAAAAACCAAGTGTACGGTTTGCAAAGGAAAGCGACTTCGAAAAGAAGCCAATTATGTAAAGGTAGGTGGTAAATCTATTTCAGATTTAATAGAACTTCCCATAAAAAGAGTAGTTCCTTTTTTTGAGGAGCTCCAACTATCCGAGCACGACACCGCCATCGCCAAACGATTGATCACCGAAATCACCACCCGTTTGGACTTTTTGGATAAAGTAGGATTAAGTTATCTCACCCTGAATCGTAAATCCAATACCCTATCCGGTGGGGAAAGCCAGCGCATTAATCTGGCCACATCGCTGGGAAGTAGTTTGGTGGGTTCCATGTACATTCTGGATGAACCCAGCATCGGCCTTCACCCCAAAGACACCGAAAACCTCATTGAAGTCCTTAAATCTCTAAGGGATTTGGGCAATACCGTTATCGTAGTGGAACATGACGAAGATATCATGAAAGCTGCCGACGAGGTCATCGATATTGGCCCTGAAGCAGGGACATTAGGTGGTGAAGTAGTGGCAACAGGAAGTTTGGAAGCCGTTTTAAAATCCAATTCCCTCACCGCTGATTATCTAACGGGGAGAAAAGAAATCCAAGTTCCTGCCGAACGAAGAAATTCCAAACATTATATTCAGATTAAGGGAGCACGGGAAAACAACCTTAAAAATATTGATGTAACCTTTCCCTTGAACATGTTAACGGTGGTCACAGGGGTTTCCGGAAGTGGAAAAAGTACCTTGGTCAAAAAAATTCTGTATCCTACCATATTAAAGGAAGTGGGTGGTTATGGTGAAAAGGCAGGACAGTTTAGTGCTGCTGAAGGTAAATATGCCCACATAAAGCATGTGGAGTTTGTGGACCAGAATCCCATTGGGCGTTCCTCCCGATCAAATCCGGTGACGTATATTAAAGCTTACGATGACATCCGAAGTCTGTTTGCTTCGCAAAAGTTGAGCAAATTGAGAGGCTATCAGGCCAAACACTTTTCCTTTAATGTGGATGGTGGCCGTTGTGAAAAATGCAAGGGTGAAGGTGAGATTACCGTGGAAATGCAATTTATGGCTGATGTGCATTTGGAATGTGATGTTTGTGGGGGCAAACGCTTCAAAAAAGATATATTGGAAGTGCAGTTTGAAGGCAAAAACATCGATGATATCCTAAACATGACCATCGATGACGCCATTGCACACTTTAAGAATCACAAACAGGACAAAATTGTAAGCAAACTACAGCCTCTGCAAGATGTAGGTTTGGGGTATGTTACCTTAGGGCAGTCCTCCTCTACCCTTTCGGGCGGTGAGGCGCAGCGTATTAAACTCGCTTCTTTTTTGGTAAAAGGGAATACCAAGGAAAAAGCTTTGTTCATCTTTGATGAACCCACCACAGGACTCCATTTTCACGATATTAAAAAATTGCTCAAATCCTTTGATGAATTGATAGGTAAAGGGCATTCCATCATTGTCATTGAACACAATATAGAACTCATTAAATGTGCGGATTATATCATTGACCTTGGTCCTGAGGGTGGTGAAAATGGTGGGTATTTGGTGGTTGAGGGCACTCCGGAGGAGGTTGCTCAAGTCTCTGAATCCCACACTGCTAAATATCTGAAATATAAGATTTGA
- a CDS encoding OmpA family protein: MKSRTLIKLVLTLSIVVGMKGQELKIKKANDEFDNFSYIDARKIYLDVVEDGYESAQIFKKLGDTYYYNSEYAEASTWYKKLIEQYPSQVESEYYYRLAQTLKSVGQYDESERMMQKFGASSNDNKPAENYTSIESPMDFKNKKYIVKNVTNGLSSSDFGPSFFGDKIVYASSSINPMGSKIHDWNGLPYLDLYEANIGEGGMLSNPTPLKGDINSPYHESSAVFTKDGGTVYFTRNNYMDGKKKRDKDRLVSLKIYKATKNENDVWGNVEELPFNSDSYAVAHPALSLDEKRLYFSSDMEGSLGRSDIWYVDILPNGTYGTPVNFGTVINTPERESFPYISDNNNLYFSSDGHPGLGGLDTFVISLDQNGQYPKVTHLQSPINSNQDDFGFIINEKHITAYISSNREGVEGSISDDIYLINESCNTVINGIVSDIKTGEPLHGSVVTLLDNQNNVMSQEITSTDGSYSFEGLVDCNSQYAIRGTNEEKDYQPTEKLITSPNGTYVLEVNLELVPPDCPVNDLGCRLDLQPIYFDFDKHNIRPDAEIELAKILQAMRAYPQLNIHIESHTDSRGNDTYNATLSEKRAQSTMNWLMDKGVDSSRLSAKGYGESQLLNQCGNGINCLEEEHQLNRRSMFIIQY, encoded by the coding sequence ATGAAATCAAGAACTCTTATAAAACTGGTATTGACTTTGTCAATTGTGGTTGGAATGAAAGGCCAAGAACTCAAAATAAAAAAAGCAAACGATGAGTTTGATAATTTTTCCTATATAGATGCTCGGAAAATTTATTTGGATGTGGTGGAAGATGGATATGAATCAGCTCAAATTTTTAAAAAACTGGGCGACACCTATTATTATAACAGTGAATATGCAGAAGCTTCAACATGGTACAAAAAATTGATTGAGCAATATCCAAGCCAAGTTGAGTCGGAATACTACTACCGATTGGCGCAAACTCTAAAAAGTGTAGGTCAATATGATGAGTCAGAGCGAATGATGCAAAAGTTCGGGGCATCATCTAATGATAACAAACCAGCAGAAAACTATACTTCAATAGAAAGCCCAATGGATTTTAAGAATAAAAAATATATCGTTAAGAACGTTACCAATGGACTATCGAGTTCCGATTTTGGGCCGTCATTCTTTGGGGATAAAATTGTTTACGCCTCATCCTCCATTAATCCCATGGGAAGTAAAATACATGACTGGAACGGCCTTCCGTATCTAGACCTATATGAAGCCAATATTGGAGAGGGCGGCATGCTTTCTAATCCCACTCCTCTGAAAGGAGATATCAATTCCCCATATCATGAATCGTCGGCTGTCTTTACCAAAGACGGAGGAACTGTCTATTTTACCCGCAACAATTATATGGATGGAAAGAAAAAAAGAGATAAAGACCGACTTGTAAGTCTAAAAATCTATAAAGCCACTAAAAATGAAAATGATGTCTGGGGCAATGTGGAGGAGTTGCCATTCAACAGTGATTCATACGCTGTGGCGCATCCGGCATTAAGTCTCGATGAAAAACGGCTGTATTTTTCCTCTGACATGGAAGGTTCGCTGGGAAGGTCTGATATTTGGTATGTTGATATTCTGCCGAATGGAACCTATGGAACTCCTGTAAATTTTGGAACTGTTATCAATACTCCAGAAAGAGAGTCTTTCCCCTATATAAGTGATAACAATAACCTTTATTTTTCCAGCGATGGACATCCTGGCCTAGGTGGCTTGGACACCTTTGTTATTTCCTTGGATCAAAATGGACAATACCCAAAAGTAACCCATCTGCAAAGTCCCATAAACTCCAATCAAGATGATTTTGGTTTTATTATAAATGAGAAACATATAACAGCCTATATATCATCAAACCGTGAGGGGGTTGAAGGAAGTATATCAGATGATATTTATTTGATAAATGAAAGCTGTAATACAGTTATCAATGGAATTGTTTCAGATATAAAGACGGGTGAGCCCCTTCATGGATCTGTGGTTACCTTATTAGATAATCAAAATAACGTCATGTCCCAAGAGATAACCTCCACTGATGGGTCATATTCATTTGAAGGTTTGGTGGATTGCAATAGCCAATATGCCATCCGTGGAACTAATGAAGAAAAGGACTATCAACCTACAGAAAAGCTAATAACCTCACCAAATGGAACGTATGTTTTAGAGGTGAATTTAGAGCTTGTCCCGCCAGACTGCCCAGTGAACGATTTGGGATGCAGACTTGATTTACAACCCATCTATTTTGATTTTGACAAACACAATATCAGACCAGATGCTGAAATTGAATTGGCCAAAATATTGCAGGCAATGAGAGCATACCCACAATTAAATATTCATATTGAGTCTCATACAGATTCAAGAGGTAATGACACCTATAATGCTACCCTTTCTGAAAAACGAGCTCAATCCACCATGAATTGGCTTATGGACAAAGGTGTAGATTCCAGTAGGCTTTCGGCTAAAGGATATGGGGAATCCCAACTTCTAAACCAATGTGGCAATGGCATTAATTGCCTAGAGGAAGAGCACCAACTCAATAGAAGGTCTATGTTCATCATTCAATACTAA
- the nth gene encoding endonuclease III yields MTKQEKVDFVIKTLDKIYPSIPIPLDHKDPYTLLIAVLLSAQSTDVRVNQITPLLFEKADNPYDMVKLSVDEIREIIKPVGLSPMKSKGIHGLSQILIEKYNGKVPRSIELLEELPSVGHKTASVVVSQAFGIPAFPVDTHIHRLMYRWGFSNGKNVVQTERDAKRLFPKEIWNRLHLQIIWYGREYCQARGWDLEKDVITKTIGRKSVINEYYKNKKSR; encoded by the coding sequence ATGACTAAACAAGAAAAAGTTGATTTTGTTATTAAAACTTTGGATAAAATTTACCCGTCCATTCCCATTCCCTTAGACCACAAAGACCCTTATACACTCCTGATTGCTGTCTTGTTATCTGCCCAAAGTACAGATGTACGGGTGAATCAAATTACGCCATTGCTATTTGAAAAAGCGGACAATCCGTATGATATGGTAAAGCTTTCTGTGGATGAGATACGGGAAATCATCAAGCCTGTTGGGCTTTCACCTATGAAATCAAAAGGAATTCATGGTCTTTCCCAAATTTTGATAGAAAAATACAATGGTAAGGTTCCAAGGAGCATTGAATTATTGGAGGAATTGCCAAGTGTAGGCCACAAAACAGCCAGTGTAGTGGTTTCGCAAGCTTTTGGCATACCTGCATTCCCTGTTGATACGCATATTCATAGATTGATGTACCGTTGGGGATTCAGTAATGGGAAAAATGTGGTGCAAACGGAGCGGGATGCCAAGCGTTTGTTCCCCAAGGAAATCTGGAACCGACTTCATTTGCAAATCATCTGGTATGGAAGAGAATATTGCCAAGCAAGGGGCTGGGACTTGGAAAAGGATGTGATTACAAAGACCATCGGGCGAAAATCCGTCATCAACGAATATTATAAAAACAAAAAGAGCCGCTAA
- a CDS encoding gliding motility-associated C-terminal domain-containing protein, with protein sequence MEVIDPLIGMNALPGPSAGDDNNNTFLDPGEVWEYNALDIISIQDRINGQVSGNATVTADVQGQGISVNDLSDDDSVLEDEPTIIDLTECQPTIAIVKTGIVAPGCDNIRYRFDVTNESAGDDFLENIEVIDPLIGPNPIVGPSFGDNGNDILEVGEVWSYFETYDLTQADKNLGHVENQAHVTSNVQGFPNAFIEDDSDDNSVLENDPTIIDISVCQPRVALVKTGTVSNDCSQIEYTFYVSNTGAQILTNIEVIDPLFVNELGNNPIPDLDLTTDLNSNGHLDLNEVWVYRRAYNLTQGDYNTGEVVNQATVTAEILVAPNNFVNDLSDDNIIFEDHPTVTDLTACINPEIGVIKQGQVIDIDADGCDDHILYEFTVANLGDVDLATVTLDDVFLGGVIPGPASGDVGNDNILGIGEEWIYNFLYDITQTDIDQGIVQNQASVKGHLSNNVNIQVSDLSDNDSYNEDEFTVTDVAGTCDDHGGPLGVIKSGTSIDSNGDGCEDQIQYTFSVTNKSPLDLNQVILEDNDILLGVIPGPDSGDDGNDGIMDPNEVWSYSATYLITQADIDATQVMNQAEARANLMLNNNQYADLSDDDSYAENDPTITSVTGACIPNPGIGLIKQGELVDSNDNGCKESIIYTFTVANLGNVNLESVTVQDDLLAITLTEPDSGDTGNDGILGPDEEWTYTLIYGITEADIDATQVQNQAEVTAVHVGTQNSISDFSDDASYSEDGFTLISVAGACVGSGNPNFEIFNGITPNGDGLNDYFHIEGIDNYPFNSMKIFNRWGVLVYEISEYGQGNNLFRGASEGRANIAADRELPSGTYFYVLTFPAENPGQKSYSGYIYINRD encoded by the coding sequence GTGGAGGTTATTGATCCCCTAATCGGCATGAACGCCTTGCCAGGTCCATCGGCCGGCGATGACAACAATAATACTTTTTTGGACCCAGGAGAGGTATGGGAATATAATGCCCTAGATATTATAAGCATACAGGACAGGATCAATGGGCAAGTGAGTGGCAATGCCACTGTTACGGCAGATGTTCAAGGCCAGGGAATCTCTGTGAATGACCTATCTGATGATGACAGTGTTTTGGAAGATGAGCCTACCATAATTGATTTAACTGAATGCCAGCCTACCATTGCAATCGTCAAAACAGGTATTGTGGCCCCTGGTTGCGATAACATCCGTTACCGTTTTGATGTTACCAATGAAAGTGCTGGTGACGATTTTTTAGAAAATATTGAGGTCATTGACCCACTGATTGGTCCCAATCCCATTGTTGGACCGTCTTTTGGGGATAATGGCAACGACATATTGGAAGTTGGCGAGGTTTGGTCCTATTTTGAAACCTATGACCTTACACAAGCTGACAAAAACCTAGGCCATGTGGAGAATCAAGCCCATGTAACCTCTAATGTGCAGGGTTTTCCAAATGCCTTTATTGAAGATGACTCTGATGATAACAGTGTATTGGAAAATGATCCAACAATAATCGATATATCAGTATGCCAACCAAGAGTAGCTCTGGTAAAGACAGGTACGGTAAGCAATGATTGCAGCCAAATCGAATATACTTTCTATGTTTCCAATACAGGAGCCCAAATTTTAACCAATATTGAGGTCATCGACCCCTTGTTTGTTAATGAACTTGGAAATAATCCCATACCTGATTTAGATCTCACTACAGATTTAAACAGTAACGGACATCTAGACTTGAACGAAGTTTGGGTATACAGAAGGGCTTATAATCTTACCCAAGGCGATTACAATACGGGAGAAGTGGTAAATCAAGCAACGGTAACAGCGGAAATCCTTGTAGCTCCCAATAACTTTGTAAATGATCTTTCTGATGATAACATAATTTTTGAGGACCATCCCACAGTGACTGACCTCACGGCTTGTATAAACCCAGAAATTGGTGTCATTAAGCAAGGACAAGTAATTGATATAGATGCGGATGGTTGTGATGATCATATACTATATGAGTTTACCGTGGCCAACCTGGGAGACGTGGATTTAGCCACAGTTACGCTTGATGATGTATTCCTTGGCGGAGTCATTCCTGGGCCTGCTTCTGGAGACGTTGGGAATGATAATATCTTAGGTATCGGCGAAGAATGGATATACAATTTCCTTTATGATATTACCCAAACCGATATAGACCAAGGTATTGTCCAAAACCAAGCTAGTGTAAAAGGGCATTTGAGCAACAATGTAAATATCCAAGTATCCGATTTGTCGGATAACGATAGCTATAACGAAGACGAATTCACGGTAACCGATGTCGCAGGAACCTGCGATGACCATGGAGGCCCTTTGGGCGTAATTAAATCAGGGACTTCCATTGACAGTAATGGAGATGGTTGCGAAGATCAAATCCAGTATACGTTCAGTGTAACAAATAAAAGTCCACTGGACTTGAACCAAGTAATCCTTGAGGACAATGACATATTGCTGGGTGTTATACCTGGGCCCGACTCCGGAGATGATGGCAATGATGGAATCATGGATCCAAATGAAGTTTGGAGCTACTCAGCAACTTACCTAATTACCCAAGCTGATATTGATGCCACCCAGGTTATGAATCAAGCAGAAGCAAGGGCAAATTTAATGCTGAACAACAACCAATATGCTGATTTATCTGATGATGACAGTTACGCAGAAAACGACCCTACTATAACATCCGTCACGGGAGCTTGTATTCCCAACCCTGGTATTGGACTTATCAAACAAGGTGAGTTGGTTGATAGCAATGACAATGGCTGTAAAGAATCCATTATTTATACGTTCACGGTTGCCAATTTAGGCAATGTAAACCTGGAATCTGTTACCGTACAAGACGACTTATTGGCGATAACCTTAACCGAGCCAGATTCGGGAGATACAGGAAATGATGGAATCCTAGGACCGGATGAAGAATGGACATATACCCTGATTTATGGAATTACTGAGGCAGACATTGACGCGACCCAAGTCCAAAATCAAGCAGAGGTAACCGCTGTCCATGTGGGTACACAAAATAGTATTTCAGACTTCTCTGATGATGCCAGTTATTCCGAGGATGGATTCACGCTTATATCAGTAGCAGGTGCCTGTGTTGGCTCTGGTAATCCAAACTTTGAGATATTCAATGGAATTACTCCAAATGGAGATGGTCTAAATGACTATTTCCATATCGAGGGCATTGACAATTATCCTTTCAACTCCATGAAAATATTTAACCGATGGGGGGTGTTGGTCTATGAAATCAGTGAATATGGCCAAGGAAATAATTTGTTCAGGGGTGCCTCTGAAGGAAGAGCGAACATTGCAGCAGACCGGGAACTACCCAGCGGAACTTATTTCTATGTATTAACCTTCCCTGCCGAGAATCCGGGGCAAAAAAGTTATTCAGGATACATCTATATAAATAGAGATTGA
- a CDS encoding type IX secretion system membrane protein PorP/SprF has translation MKPNNKRMPWSMVILLLSTVYQSFAQQDPQYTQYMYNTQIVNPAYAGSRETLSFGVLGRTQWVNLQGSPTTGTFTVNSPIGLYDNMGLGLSIVHDQIGPAIESNIVVDFSYSLFLKSPNKLSFGLKAGIDVLDVDYSRLNIFDFEDPFFQNNVDNKLQPQVGAGIYFNTNKFYAGLSVPNFLNTKHFDESTLNNTDPGSVAIERLHYFLIAGYVFNLNDNLKFKPATLVKMVSGAPLQWDISANFLINEKFTLGASYRWSASMSALAGFQISNSIFVGMAYDYQSTTIENYSDGSYEVFLRFDIFNGPDRMMTPRFF, from the coding sequence ATGAAACCAAATAACAAAAGAATGCCATGGTCAATGGTGATCCTACTGTTATCAACAGTCTATCAAAGCTTTGCCCAACAAGATCCCCAATACACACAATACATGTACAACACCCAGATTGTGAATCCTGCATATGCTGGGTCTCGAGAAACACTTAGTTTTGGTGTATTGGGCCGTACCCAATGGGTAAACCTGCAAGGTTCCCCAACAACGGGCACCTTTACTGTTAACTCTCCTATAGGGTTATATGACAATATGGGATTGGGACTATCTATTGTACATGACCAAATAGGCCCAGCAATAGAGTCAAACATAGTAGTGGATTTTTCATATTCATTATTTCTAAAATCCCCGAATAAACTCTCCTTTGGGCTTAAGGCGGGCATAGATGTATTGGATGTGGATTATTCCCGTCTGAACATTTTTGATTTTGAAGATCCTTTTTTTCAAAATAATGTGGATAATAAACTGCAACCCCAGGTCGGTGCCGGAATCTATTTCAACACCAACAAGTTTTATGCAGGTCTCTCTGTTCCCAATTTTTTGAATACCAAACATTTTGATGAAAGTACACTGAACAATACGGACCCTGGAAGCGTTGCCATAGAAAGATTGCACTACTTTCTTATAGCAGGATATGTATTCAACTTAAATGACAACTTAAAATTTAAACCAGCAACACTGGTGAAAATGGTAAGTGGAGCACCACTACAATGGGACATTTCGGCCAATTTCTTAATCAATGAAAAATTTACTTTGGGGGCTTCCTATCGATGGAGCGCTTCCATGAGTGCACTGGCTGGATTCCAAATTTCAAACTCCATTTTTGTGGGAATGGCCTATGACTATCAATCTACTACAATAGAGAACTATAGCGATGGCTCCTATGAAGTCTTTTTACGGTTTGACATATTCAACGGTCCAGACAGAATGATGACCCCAAGATTTTTTTAA